GCTGTTCCTCCTCGGCACCATCGTCGCCTCCATCGTGGTGACGTTCGTCTTCGGCTACGTCTGCGTCCGGTACACGCGCATCTTCTTCAGCATCCTCACGCTCGCGCTTTCCCAGGTCCTCTGGAGCCTCGCCTTCAAGTTCTTCTGGGTGACCGGAGGGACCGACGGCCTGCGCGTGCCGACGCCGAAGCTCCTCGGCGTCGCGTTTGGAGAGAAGGAAGACAAGATCCAGTTCCTCTCCCACGGCTACTACTATTACGTCCTGGCAGTCTTCGTCGTCTTCGTGGCGGTGATGTGGGTCATCGTCCACTCGCCGTTCGGCAAGGCGCTGCAGGCCATCCGCGACAACGAGACCCGGGCGCGCTTCGTCGGGATCCGGATCCGGCACTACCGGCTCCTCGCCTTCCTCGTGTCGGGAGTCTTCACCGCCATCGCCGGAGCGCTGTGGGTCCCGCTCAACGGGCTCACCACGCCGGACATCCTCTACTGGCCGTTCTCGGGAGAGATCGTCTTCATGTCCGTGCTGGGCGGCTTCCGCAACTTCACCGGCCCCATCGTCGGCGCGGTAGTCTTCAATTACCTGAAGACTTACGCCGTCGGCTTCACGGTGTACTGGCAGGCGCTGCTCGGAATCGTCCTGGTGGTGCTGGTCGTCGCGCTTCCCACCGGGATCGTCGGCACGGCCAAGCTGCTGGCAGCGGCGGCCAGGAGGCGGTTCGCGCAATGAATTACCTGGAGACGACGAAGCTGACCAAGTACTTCGGCGATACCCACGCCGTCGACAAGGTCGACTTCGCGATCGGCGAGGGCGAGGTCGTCTCGCTGATCGGTTCCAACGGCGCGGGCAAGACCAGCCTGGTGAACCTGATCAGCGGCCTCTTGCAGCCCGACAGCGGTCGCATCGTCTTCCGCGGTGAAGACGTCACGAACCAGTCGGTGCAGGACCGCATCAAGGGCGGCATCGCCCGGAGCTTCCAGATCGTCAACCTCTTCGACGAGCTGACGGTCGTCGACAACGTGGCGCTCTCCATCTTTGCCCGCGAGGGAAAGACCCGCTGGTTCTTCACTCTGGCGGATCACTACGGCGCGATCTGGGACGAAGCCAACGACATCCTCCACCAGTTCGGGCTGGATCTGAAAGCGCAACAGCTCGCCGGCGGCATCTCCCAGGGAGAGCGCAAGCTGCTCGACGTGGCCGTCGCCTACGCGCTCAAGCCGCGGCTGCTCTTCCTCGACGAGCCGACCAGCGGCGTCAGCACGCGTGAGAAGGCGCCGATCATGGACGTGATCAGCTCGATCGTCCGGTCGAACAGGATCACCGCGGTCGTCATCGAGCACGACATGGACATCATCTTCAAGTACTCCGACCGCATCGTGGTCATGCACCAGGGCCTGATCCTCGCCAGCGGCACCCCGGAGGAGATTCGCAGCAACGAGTCGGTGAAGGACGCAGTGTTCGGGCCTACCCATGCTTGAGCTGCAGGCCATCCATACGTATCGCGGCCGCGCGCAGATCCTCCGGCAGGTCTCGCTGGAAGTGGGCGACAGGGAATCAGTGGTCCTGGTCGGACGCAACGGCGCCGGCAAGACCACCACCATCGACAGCATCATCGGCCTGCTGCCGCTGCGCTCCGGCAAGATCACCTTCCAGGGCCAGGACATCAGCACGATGCCGCCGTACCGGCGAGCGCGGCTCGGCATCGGCTACGCGCCCGAGGACAGCGGCCTCTTTCCCGACCTGACGGTGGAGGAAAATCTGCAGATCTGCCGCTTGCTCGCGAAGTCGTCGGGACGGGCCGCACAGGAGTCGGAGGCGAACGACCGCGTCTACTCGGTGTTTCCGGAAGTGCGGCAGTTCACCCAGCGGCGCGGGCTGTTCCTGAGCGGCGGGCAGAAGAAGATGGTGGCCATCGCGCGGGCGATGATGCTGTCGCCGGCGATTCTCCTGCTCGACGAGCCTTTCGAGGGGCTCGCGCCGGTGGTCGTGACGCGGCTGATCGACGCCGTGCGGAAGATCAAGGAGATGAAAATCTCGGTGTTGATCGCGGAGTCGAACCTCGCCAATGCGAGCCGGGTCGCGGACCGCCTCTATGCGATCGATCGCGGCGAGATCATCTATAAGGGCGATCCAAGGCAGGTCATGGACAACAAGGAAGTGATGAGCACGATCCACGGATAGCCGATTGGCGCGCCGCTCCCTCCTCTGGATCGTCTCCCTCGCAGCGCTGATCTTCGCGTACATGCTGGTCGCGCGGGCCATCTCGCGACCTGACATCGTCCCGCCCGCCGAAGACATCGCGGGTGCATTCGCGGCGCTGGTGGGACGCGGTCAACAGTCGCCCGCGAGCGACATGCCCGGGATGGACATGCCGGCGCATCACCATCATTCCAGCGACCAGGTCGACACGTTGCTGCAGGAGGGCGTGACGCTGCAGGCGTCGCTGGCGGTCACCACGGCCCGCGTCCTCTTCGGTCTGATCGTCGGCTTGCCGCTCGGCATGCTGATGGGCCTTCTCATGGGCTGGAGCCGCCGCGCCGATGACTACCTGCACCCGATCTACGTCCTGGTCCGCTCGGTGCCGCCGCTGTCGCTCATCACCTACATCATGCTCTGGCTCGGGCACAGCGAAGCGCACCGCTTGATTCCCATCGTGTACGCGGTCGCCGTCACGGCGGTGATTCCCACCTATCACGGCGTGCGCGACGTCGCCGGCAAGTACGTGGTGGCTGCGCGATCGCTCGGAGCGAGGGGACGGCTCCTCCTCGCCAAGGTGGTGCTGCCGGCCGCCGCACCGGCGATGCTGGGCGGTCTCCGGTACTCGGTCGCCATCGCCTGGATGACGGCGGTCGGCGCCGAGATGCTGATGGCCGAGAACGGCATGGGCAACCTCCTGGTGGGCGGAGGCATGTGGTCGTCGCGGTTGCAGATGCGGTCGGATCCCGCGGTGATCATCGTCGGCATTCTCGTGCTGGCCGGTGCGGGGTGGGCGATGGACCTCGCGGCGAGAGCGTGGAGCGCGCGGCTGACGCGCTGGGCGAGATGATGGGCGCCGTGCGGGTCAGGCGGGCGATCGTTGCCCTTGTGGCGGTCGCGGTGCTGTACGGGATTGCGGCGCAGATCGGTCGCGGGCGTCTGCCCGATCGGATCTGGATGGGCGCGCACTACGTCGACAACGTCAAGCTCCTCCCCACCTGGCAGCAGCTCGCCGAGGAGGGAGCATATCTCGTCGAGTCGGAGATCCTTTTGGACAGCGTGGTGGTGAGCACGAGGAGGGTCGCGATCGGGCTCGTTCTCGGCTCGGTCGCCGGGATTCTCCTCGGACTTTTGACGGGATGGGCGTCCCGCATCGAATCCCTCGCGGACCCGTGGGTGACGTTCTTCCGCTTCGCCCCGGCGCTCGCGCTGCTGCCGCTCTACGTGGTCTGGTTCGGGTACGGCGAGACCTCCAAAGTCCTCCTCATCGCCACGAACGTCGCGGTGATCACGCTTCTCGGCGCGCACCAGGGCGTGCGGGGAGTGCCGCGCGTCTATCTCGACGCGGCCGCTTCTCTCGGCGCGGGGCGCTGGCTCCGCTTCCGCAAGATCGTCCTGCCCGCCGCCTTTCCCTCGATCTTCGGCAGCGTCCGCATCGCTGTCGGTCTGGCGTGGGTCACCATCGTCGTCGCCGAGCTGATCGATGCGAGGATGCCGAGCCTCGGATACCTGCTGGCGCTCTCCGGCACCTACCCGCGGGTGCCGACGATGCTGATCGCGCTCGCGACCGTGGGCGCGCTCGTGCTCGTCTTCGACCTGCTGGCGCTGCTGCTGCACGCCCGGGCGACGCGCTGGATGGGCCGAACGGCATGACGGCGACCCTGTCGCCGCCGGCGCTCGAAGCGGAGGACGTCAGCTACACCTACTCCGGGCCGCCGCCGACGCACGCGCTGCAGAATCTCACGCTGCGCGTGAGGGACAACGAGTTCCTCGCCGTGCTGGGCCCGGTGGGCTGCGCCAAGACGACGCTGCTGCGCATCTTCGCGGGCTTTCTTCGCCCGACGTCGGGAAAGGTCCGTTGCGCCGGGTCGGGCATCGACGGGCCCGGGTGGCAGAGGGGCTACGTCCTGCAGGAGCAGGCCATCTTTCCCTGGATGACGGTGCGCGAGAACGTCGAGTTCGGCCTGCTCGCCAAAGGCGTCGAGCCGTCGGCGCGGGAAGCGGTCAGCGACGAGCTGATCAAGCTGATCGGACTGACGGCCTTCGAGGCGGCATATCCGAAGGATCTCTCCGCGGGAATGTCGAAGATGGTCGAGGTGGTGCGCGTGCTTGCCACCGATCCCTCCATCCTGCTGCTCGACGAGCCCTTCGGGGCGCTCGACGCGCAGACCCGCGCGCGGATGCAGGACGCGCTGGCGCGGCTCTGGGAGCAGCGGCGCAAGACGGTGCTGTTCGTGACGCACGACGTGGAGGAGGCGCTGTACCTGGCTGACCGGATCGTCGTGCTCTCCGAGCGCCCGGGCAAGCTCAAGGCGCAGTTCGAGGTGGCGGTTCCGCGGCCGCGCTCGGTGGACACGCGGTTCTCCGCCGGATTCCTCGCGCTGAAGCGCGAGATTTGGGACGCCACCGGCCGCTGAATTACGCCAGAGGCGGGAACTTCCCGGCCGTCGACGCATCACATCATCTGGGAGATCGCATGAGCACGCCACAGGAGCTGAAGGGTCCGGACTTCGGCGCCGGTCTCGATGCCGGGCAGCTCAGGGATGGCGAGCAGCTCCTCGGCCATGCTGCGGGCGAACCGGTCGTCCTCGTGCGTCGCGGGAGCGAGATCTGCGCCGTCGGCGCCGTCTGCTCGCATTACGGAGGGCCACTGGCGGAGGGCATCGTGGAGGGCGGCACGATCCGGTGCCCGTGGCATCACGCCCGCTACGATCTGCGCACCGGCGCGCCGGAGCGGCCGGGGCGCGACGCGATCGCCTGCTATCGCGTCGAGCAGCAGGGCGGTCGCGTCCGCGTCGGGGAGCGGCTCGCCATCGCCCAACCGCGGTCTGCCGCCGGACCGCAGAGCGTCGTGATCGTCGGAGCCGGAGCGGCGGGCAATGCCTGCGCCGAGGAGCTGCGCCGGCAAGGCTACGAGAAGGCGATCACGATGGTCGGCGCGGAGGCGCCCGTCGATCGGCCGAACCTGAGCAAGGACTATCTCGCCGGGACTGCGCCGGAGGAATGGGTGCCGCTGCGCGGCCGCGACTTCTATCCCGCACAGCGCATCGATCTCGTCGACCAGGTCGAGGTCACCGCAATCGACGTCGGACGGCGCGAGGTGCGGCTCTCGACCGGGCGGACGCTCGGGTACGGCGCGCTGCTCCTGTCCACCGGCGCGGATGCCATCCGGCTCCCCATTCCTGGAGCGGAACGCGCGCTCACGCTGCGCTCGTTCGCGGACAGCAAGGCGCTTGCGGCGCGCGCCGTGGCGGGCAAGCGAGCGGTGATGATCGGCGCGAGCTTCATCGGGCTGGAGGTGGCGGCCTCCCTGCGCGCGCGGAACCTGGACGTCTCCGTCGTCGCGCCCGAGAGCCGGCCGCTGGAACGCGTTCTTGGGCCGGAGCTGGGCGATTTCGTCCGCGCCGTGCACGGGGAACACGGCGTCCGATTCCATCTCGGGCGCAAGCCGGTGCGAATCGACGCCGGATCCGTGACGCTGGACGACGGCACTTCGATTCCGGCGGAGCTGGTGGTGATGGGCGTCGGCGTGCGGCCGCGGCTGCAGATCGCGGAGCTGGCCGGATTGCGGATGGACCGCGGCGTGGTCGTCGACGCGAGCCTGCGCACCAGCGTGGAGGGCATCTGGGCAGCCGGAGACATCGCGCGCTTTCCCGACGCGCGCAGCGGCAGGTCGATCCGCGTGGAGCACTGGGTGGTGGCGGAGCGCCAGGGGCAGCATGCCGCCCGCGCCATGCTGGGGGCGCGCGAGCCGTATCGCGCTGTCCCGTTCTTCTGGAGCCAGCACTACGACGTGCCCATCGCATACGTGGGGCACGCGGAGGGATGGGACTCGATCGAGGTCAAGGGCAACATCGCCGGCCGCGATTGCATCGTCGCGTATCGGCAGGCAGGCCGGGTGCAAGCGGTGGCCTCGATCTACCGCGACCGCGAAAGCCTGCTCGTCGAGGCAGCCATGGAACGCGGCGACGAAGCGGCCCTCGAAGCAATCTTGCGGGCGTAGCCGCTTACTTGCGCGCGGGCTGGGTGCGCGCCTCGCGCAGGTCCAGCTCGTGCTCGAGCTCTCGCAGCACTTCGTCGTTGATGCGCCGTTCGTCGCGGAGCCGGATGGCCGACTCGCGTTCGGCGCGCAGGAGCTCGCGGGAGATCTCGCGGGACGTGCGGTGCACATCGCCATCGCCGGTTCCAGCGGCGTCGAGGTTCGCGAGACGTTGGCGGTAGTGTTGCGCCAGATCGTCGTACACCGGCGTCAACGCATCGCTGCCGCCCGCGCGAATCTGCTCGAGGCGCGAGAGCGCCGACTGGAGCACGATCCGGCGCGCCTCCTTTTCCTCGCAGTCCGGTCCTGGGGGCGTCTCCAGGCCGAGGAGCCGGATCAGCGGGGGCAGCGTCAGTCCCTGGAAGAGGAGCGTGGCGACGATCACACAGAATGTGAAGAAGACGATCGCGTTCTTCAGCGGGAACGCCGTTCCTTCCGCCAAGGTGCGGGGCAGCGCCATCGCCGCGGCCAGCGCGATCACGCCGCGCATACCCGCCCAGCCGACGATGAGGAGCTGCCGCGGGGTTGGTATCGGATCCTCCTGATGGAGGAAACGGTGGCGGATGAAGTACGAAAGCCGTGCGCCTGGAAACACCCAGACGACGCGGAGGGCGATGACCACGGCGCTCAATGCCGCTCCGGCAAGGAGCATCTTCCCGAGACCCGCCTTCTGGATGCCGGCCACGACCACCGGAAGCTGAAGGCCGATGAGGACGAAGACGAGCCCGTTGAGCGTGAAGGTGAGCGCGTTCCAGACCGAATACGCCTGCAGGCGGACGGTGGGCGAGAAGAAGTACGTGCTCCTCCGGCCGAGGTAGAGACCGGCAGCAACCACCGCGAGGACGCCAGAAGCGTGGATCGCGTCAGCGATCAGGTACGCGCCGTACGGCACGAGGACGCTGATGGCGATCTCGATGGGTCCATCGTCGATCCGCCGCTCGAACCAGTCGACGACCAGGCCAAGCAGCAGCCCGACGCCGAGTCCGCAAGCGACGAGATAGCTGAGCCGGAAGAGCACGAACGAGGCCGGCGGAATCTCTCCCCAGGTGAGCAGCAGCACGCCCATCTCGACCGCGAGCAGGCCGGTCGCGTCGTTGACCAGGCTCTCGCCTTCGAGGACGTCGACGATGCGGCGCGGAAGCCCCATGTTCCTCGCGATCGAGGTCGCGGCGATGGCGTCGGTGGGGGAGACGACGGCGCCCAGCACGAAGCCGATCCGCCAATCGAAACCGGGCGCGATCCAGCCGGCGACGGCTGCGACGCCGGCCACGGTGAAGGCGACCAGACCGACGGCGAGCGAAGTAATGCTGACGAGATTGTGGGAGAACTCGCGCCAGGGCGTATTCCAGGCGGCGCCGTAGAGCAGCGGCGGCAGCACCACGAAGAAGATGACGTCCGGATCGAGCGTCGTCGAGGGAAGGCCGGGGATGAAGCTCACCAGCAGGCCGGCGACGAGCAGCACGAGGGGATACGGCACCCGCAGTCGCTGCGCCAGGGCGCCGAACGCGACGACCACGAGGAGGAGCACGACGAACACGAACTGGGCGGCGTGCGCTCCGGTCACGAAGTAACCTGTACCGCCTGAAGGAGTAGCCGCAAAGCCGCACCTCCGCTGCGGCAGCGGCTAGCGGGACTCCAGGCGGACGATGTCGCCGGGCTGAAACCAGCGCGCGTCCATGGCGTCCTCGAGCACGAACGCAACGACGCCCGGTCCGCGTTCCGCCGCCAGCGCGCTGTCGAGCCGCAGCACGGGCATGTCGTTCAGGTACGCGCGCGGACCGAGCTCGACCGGACGTCCCCCCTGCAGGGGGCGTGCGAAGACCACCGGCACGCAGTGGACGCCGCCTTCGTTGATCAGCTGCGCAGCCTCGACCTGGAATTCCATCGCTCCGAAATACTGTAGCCAACTTGTCCCGGGACAAGCTTGAAAGTTCATTTGTCAACTCGCCCCGGGGCGAGTTCAACCGGTTGAATCACTGGCTTCAAGCGCGCGCCCGCCTGCACGGCGCTTTGACATTCCGGACTCGCCGGAACGATCATCGCAGCCCCTCTCGCTGTCGGAGGTCTTCCATGGCACCTCGACGCGGAACCACTCGACGCCGTTTCCTTCAGTCCACCGCGCTCGCTGCTGCCGGCCTCGCGCTGCCGCGCACGGGCTTTGCCGCCAGCCCGGACCTCAAGCTCAAGAAGCCGATCAAGATCGGCTGCCAGTGCATCCTTTCCGGGCCGCTGGGCGGATATGGCGAGTTCATGCGCAAAGGCGCCACGCTCGCCATGGAGGAGGTCAACGGGCAGGGCGGGATCGGGGGCAGCCCCATCGAGCTGAACTTCCGCGACGAGGAGCTCAAGGTCGACGTGGGCGTGAAGAACGCCCGCTACTTCGTCGAGGACTGGGGCGCGGACTTTCTCGTCGGAATCGACTCGAGCGGGGTCGCGATGGCGGTGGGCGAGATCATGCCGTCGCTGAACAAGGTCCTCATCGTCACGCACGGCGCGACGGAGAAGTACAACGAGGACCTGGTCTTCAAGCGCCACATCCGCCAGTGCTTCCGCGTCTGCGTCCCCGTCTACCAGGACGGCATCGCCTCCGCGCTGGTGGCCAAGGACCTGCCGGTGAAGCGCTGGGCCACCATCTCTCCCGACTACGAGTACGGCCACACTTCCTGGAAGATGTTCCGCGCCTACCTGAAGCGCTTCAAGCCGGACGTCGAATTCGTCGGCGAGAGCTTCGCCAAGTTCGGCACCGTCGACTTCTCCAGCCACATCAGCAAGGTGATGGGCCTCAATCCCGAGGGCATCTTCTCCACCGAATGGGGCGGCGAGGCTGTCACCATGGTGAAGCAGGCCAAGCTGTTCAAGGTCTTCGAGAACACGAAGGCGTTCATGATCGGGATGGGTTCGGCGATGGACGTGCTGCAGGGTCTCGGCGCGGACTACCCCGACGGGACATGGGCGTCCGGCCGCTACTACTTCGGGTACCCGGACAGTCCGGAGAACAAGAAGTTCGTCGAGGCGTTCCGCAAGCGCTGGAACTCGTACCCGAGCTATCCGTCGGAGACGTCGTACACGGCGATCCACGCGCTGAAGAAGGCCGTCGAGAAGGCGAAGTCGATCGAGACGGAGAAGGTCATCGAAGCGCTCGAAGGGCTCGAGCTGGATCGCCCCGCCGGCAAGTGCGTCATCCGCAAGGAGGATCACCAGGCCGTGTACGCGGTGCCTTGGGGACAGATCAAGCACGACCCGAAATTCCCCATGCCCATCTTGACCAACCTCAAGGTCTTCACCACCGACGAGTACTACCGAAAGCCGCCGTTCGCGCCGGTCGAGGGGTAAGTGCTCTTCCAGGGCCTCGTCGGCCTGAGCGAGGCGATGTACCTGTGGCTCGTCGCGGCGGGCCTCTCGCTGATCTTCGGCGTCATGCGGGTCCTGAATTTCGCGCACGGCAGCCTGTACATGCTGGGCGCGTACTTCGCCTGGGTCGTCGTGCGCGTCACCGGCAGCTTCTGGCTGGCCCTGTTGATCGGCCCGGCGGTCGTCGCCGGGGTCGGGTGGGCGATGGAGTTCGGCTTTCTCCGCCGCGTCTACTCGGCGCCGGAAGCCTTCCAGCTGCTGCTCACGTTCGCGTTCGTGCTCATGTTCGACGACGCGGTGAAGCTGGTCTTCGGGCCGGTCTACCAGTCGCCGCCCACTCCCGCGGCGCTGTCCGGCGCATTCGTCCTCGGCCGCTCGATCCTTCCCACCTACCACCTCTTCATCCTTTGCGTCGGTGCGCTGGTCGGCCTCGGGCTCTGGTTCTTCCTGGAGAAGACCAGCTTCGGCCTCGTGATCCGCGCCACCGCCGCCGACCGTGAGATGGCCCGCGCGCTGGGTGTCCGCTCCTCGAGGCTCTTCACCTGGGTGTTCATCCTCGGCGCCGCGCTGGCCGGCCTGGGGGGCGCGCTCTCCATGCCTGTGCGCGCCATCTCTCCCGGGATGGGCGAGTTCATCATCATCGAGGCGTTCGTGGTGGTGGTGCTGGGGGGACTCGGTTCGTTGCGCGGGGCGTTCGTCGGCGCGCTCCTCATCGGCCTCCTGCACGCGTACGGCCTGCTTTTCATGCCGGTGTTCGAGCTGGCGCTGGGATACCTGGCGATGGCCGCGGTGCTCATCGTCCGGCCGTGGGGGCTGTTCGGGGCACGCGAGAGCTGAATGCGCGACCGCGTCATCGCCGGAGTGGCCCTCGCCGCCGTCGTCCTGCTCTTGCCCGTGCTGGCCGGACCGTTCCTGCGCTACCTCGCGCTCAACATGCTGCTGCTCGCTCTCCTGGCGCTCTCCTTCAACCTGCTCTTCGGCACGACCGGTCTGCTCTCGTTCGGCCAGGGAGCCTTTTACTCCGGCGGTGCGTACGCGGCGGCCTTGCTGCTGAAGGCGGGCGTGCCGCTGCTGTGGTCCATCCTGCTCGGCGCGCTGGGCGCCGCCGCGCTGGCTGCGGTGCTGGGCGCGTTCTGCGTCCGGCACACGCGAATCTATTTCTCCATGCTGACGCTCGCCTTCGGCATGCTGGTCTACGCGGTGGTCTGGAAATGGACCGACGTGACCGGCGGCGATGACGGCCTGATCGGCGTCCCGCGCGGACGCATCGGCCTCCCCGGCCCGCTCGACGTGAGCCTGGATGCGCCGGTTCGCTACTACCTGTTCGCCGCCATACTCGTGCTGCTCTCCATCGGCGTTCTGCACCGGCTGTCGTCGTCGCCACTCGGACTTTCGCTGCGCGCCATCCGCGAGAACGCCGAGCGGGCGGAGTTCAGCGGCGTCCCCGTGCGGCGCACCATCTACATCGCCTTCGTCACCGCCGGGTTCTTCGCCGGCCTGTCCGGAGCGCTGCTGGCGCCGCTGGAGCAGACGGTCTCGCCCTCGACGGCGCACTGGACCAAATCGGCTGAGCCGGTAATGGCCACGCTCATCGGCGGACCCCTTTCGTTTCTCGGGCCCATCGTCGGCGCGGTCGTCTACCTCGGCCTGAAGGAGATCATCGTCCGTTTCACGGAGTACTGGCTGCTCGTCTTCGGCCTGGTGCTCCTCGCCACCGTCCTGACCTTTCGCGGTGGGTTGATGGGCGCGCTGACGGCCTGGCTTCTGCGGAGGCAGCGCCCATGACGGCGCTGCTGGAGGTGCGCGGACTGAAGAAGTCGTTCGATGACTTCACCGCCGTAGCTGGCGTCGACCTCGCCCTTCCGGAAGGCGGAATCACGGCCGTCATCGGTCCCAATGGCGCCGGCAAGACCACCTTCATCAACCTCCTCACCGGAAAGCTGACGCCGAGCCACGGCAACATCGTCTTCGCGGGAAAGGACGTGACCAGGTTGCCGGCGAGCGCGCGCGTCCGCGGCGGAATGGCCCGGACGTTCCAGATCACCAACGTCTTTCCCCTGCTTTCGGTGGAGGAGAACGTGTCGGTCCCGGTGCTCGCGCGGGCAGGGCGCTCGCTCGACCCGCGCCACAGGCTGGACGCGGTCTCCGGCCTGCAATCGACCATCCAGCGGCTGCTCGATACCGTCGGGCTCACCGCCCGCCGCGGCGATCCAGCGGGCTTGCTCTCGCACGGGGATCGGCGGCTGCTGGAGATTGCCCTCGCGCTCGCCTCCGAGCCCCGCCTTCTGCTGCTGGACGAACCGACCGCCGGGATGGGCACCGGAGAGCGCGATCGCGTGCTCGCGCAAATCCGGGCGCTCGCGATGCAGAAGTCGCTCACCATCCTCCTCGTCGAGCACGACATGGAGGTGGTCTTCGGACTCGCCACCCGCATCGTCGTGCTGCATCAGGGAAGGGTGCTCGCGGACGGCACGCCACAGCAGATCCGCGACGACCCCCACGTGCGCGAGATCTATCTCGGCGAGGCGAACATCGCTCCCGTTCAAGCTGCTCCGGCGGGGCAGGGCGCGCCTCTGCTCCAGGTCGAGCACCTCGACGCCGGCTACGGACTTGCGCACGTCCTGCACGACGTCAGCTTCACGGTCGCGCGCGGCGAGATCGTCGCGCTCCTCGGGCGCAACGGAGTGGGAAAGACCACCACGCTGCGCAGCCTCGCCGGTCTGAACGTCCCCTGGCGTGGAAGCATCGTCCGGCTCGAAGCGAAGTCCGTCGCCGGAGACCCGCCGGAACGGCTTGCGGCCTTGGGGGTCAGCTACGTGCCGGACGACCGCCGCATCTTCGCGGACCTCACCGCGGCGGAAAACCTCAGGGTGCCGGTGCTCGCGCTGCGCCGCGGGAAGACGCGCTGGACGCGCGAGCGCATCGAGGCGATCTTTCCACCGCTGGCCACGCTCTGGAACCGCAAGGGACGCCATCTCTCCGGCGGTGAGCAGAAGATGCTGGCCATCGCCCGCGCGCTCACCACCGACCCTGCGCTGCTCCTTCTCGACGAGCCGTCGGAAGGCCTGAGCCCGCTGATCGTGCGCATCCTCTCCGACGCGCTGGCGCAGATCCGCGGCGAAGGTGTCACGGTGCTGCTCGCGGATCAAAACCTCATGTTCGCCCGGGCGGTGGCCGACCGCGCGCTGGTGATGGAGCGCGGCCGCCTGGTGCACGCCGCCTCGCGTGCGGAGCTGCAAGGTAACGATCCCGCGCTCCATCGCTTCCTGGCGGTATGAACGTGCGCCATCCTCGAGCGCCCCGATGGGACAGCCCATGATCGCGGTCCAGCACCTGCGCAAGGAGTACGGAACGTCGCGCGGTCCCGTGCTCGCGCTGCTGGACATCGACTTCGGTGTGGCCGAGGGAGAGTTCGTGGCCATCGTCGGCCCGTCGGGATGCGGGAAGTCGACCCTGCTCAAGATCCTCGCCGGCCTGCTTCCCGCGACAGCGGGTGAGGTCCGCCTGCGCAGCGTTGCCGTCACAGGACCACGGCGCGACGTCGGGTTCGTCTTCCAGTCGCCGGTGCTGTTTCCCTGGCGGACGGTGCTGGACAACGTGCTCTTGCCGGCGGACGTGCAGCGGCTCGGCCGCGAGAAGACGCGACAGACCGCGCTCGACCTGCTGGCGCTGGTCGGTCTTTCGGGCTTCGAGCAGCGGTATCCCTGGGAGCTGTCCGGCGGCATGCAGCAGCGGGTCGCCATCACGCGCAGCTTGATCCACAACCCGGCGCTGCTGCTGATGGACGAGCCGTTCGGCGCCCTCGACGCCATGACGCGCGAGACGATGAACCTGGAGCTGCAGCGCATCTGGCTGGAGCGGCGCAAGACGGTGCTCTTCGTCACCCACTCCATCGCCGAAGCCGTTTTTCTCGCCGATCG
The sequence above is a segment of the Deltaproteobacteria bacterium genome. Coding sequences within it:
- a CDS encoding branched-chain amino acid ABC transporter permease: MSAIALRPAALRSPLWILVWAVPIAALLGLAPWALDPYQTILLAYGLVMAIAVLGFNLLLGYTGLLSFGHSAYFGVGAYAVAFMVKYLHFQSMELFLLGTIVASIVVTFVFGYVCVRYTRIFFSILTLALSQVLWSLAFKFFWVTGGTDGLRVPTPKLLGVAFGEKEDKIQFLSHGYYYYVLAVFVVFVAVMWVIVHSPFGKALQAIRDNETRARFVGIRIRHYRLLAFLVSGVFTAIAGALWVPLNGLTTPDILYWPFSGEIVFMSVLGGFRNFTGPIVGAVVFNYLKTYAVGFTVYWQALLGIVLVVLVVALPTGIVGTAKLLAAAARRRFAQ
- a CDS encoding ABC transporter ATP-binding protein, with translation MNYLETTKLTKYFGDTHAVDKVDFAIGEGEVVSLIGSNGAGKTSLVNLISGLLQPDSGRIVFRGEDVTNQSVQDRIKGGIARSFQIVNLFDELTVVDNVALSIFAREGKTRWFFTLADHYGAIWDEANDILHQFGLDLKAQQLAGGISQGERKLLDVAVAYALKPRLLFLDEPTSGVSTREKAPIMDVISSIVRSNRITAVVIEHDMDIIFKYSDRIVVMHQGLILASGTPEEIRSNESVKDAVFGPTHA
- a CDS encoding ABC transporter ATP-binding protein, whose product is MLELQAIHTYRGRAQILRQVSLEVGDRESVVLVGRNGAGKTTTIDSIIGLLPLRSGKITFQGQDISTMPPYRRARLGIGYAPEDSGLFPDLTVEENLQICRLLAKSSGRAAQESEANDRVYSVFPEVRQFTQRRGLFLSGGQKKMVAIARAMMLSPAILLLDEPFEGLAPVVVTRLIDAVRKIKEMKISVLIAESNLANASRVADRLYAIDRGEIIYKGDPRQVMDNKEVMSTIHG
- a CDS encoding ABC transporter permease subunit translates to MARRSLLWIVSLAALIFAYMLVARAISRPDIVPPAEDIAGAFAALVGRGQQSPASDMPGMDMPAHHHHSSDQVDTLLQEGVTLQASLAVTTARVLFGLIVGLPLGMLMGLLMGWSRRADDYLHPIYVLVRSVPPLSLITYIMLWLGHSEAHRLIPIVYAVAVTAVIPTYHGVRDVAGKYVVAARSLGARGRLLLAKVVLPAAAPAMLGGLRYSVAIAWMTAVGAEMLMAENGMGNLLVGGGMWSSRLQMRSDPAVIIVGILVLAGAGWAMDLAARAWSARLTRWAR
- a CDS encoding ABC transporter permease, translated to MERAADALGEMMGAVRVRRAIVALVAVAVLYGIAAQIGRGRLPDRIWMGAHYVDNVKLLPTWQQLAEEGAYLVESEILLDSVVVSTRRVAIGLVLGSVAGILLGLLTGWASRIESLADPWVTFFRFAPALALLPLYVVWFGYGETSKVLLIATNVAVITLLGAHQGVRGVPRVYLDAAASLGAGRWLRFRKIVLPAAFPSIFGSVRIAVGLAWVTIVVAELIDARMPSLGYLLALSGTYPRVPTMLIALATVGALVLVFDLLALLLHARATRWMGRTA
- a CDS encoding ABC transporter ATP-binding protein yields the protein MTATLSPPALEAEDVSYTYSGPPPTHALQNLTLRVRDNEFLAVLGPVGCAKTTLLRIFAGFLRPTSGKVRCAGSGIDGPGWQRGYVLQEQAIFPWMTVRENVEFGLLAKGVEPSAREAVSDELIKLIGLTAFEAAYPKDLSAGMSKMVEVVRVLATDPSILLLDEPFGALDAQTRARMQDALARLWEQRRKTVLFVTHDVEEALYLADRIVVLSERPGKLKAQFEVAVPRPRSVDTRFSAGFLALKREIWDATGR
- a CDS encoding Rieske 2Fe-2S domain-containing protein — its product is MSTPQELKGPDFGAGLDAGQLRDGEQLLGHAAGEPVVLVRRGSEICAVGAVCSHYGGPLAEGIVEGGTIRCPWHHARYDLRTGAPERPGRDAIACYRVEQQGGRVRVGERLAIAQPRSAAGPQSVVIVGAGAAGNACAEELRRQGYEKAITMVGAEAPVDRPNLSKDYLAGTAPEEWVPLRGRDFYPAQRIDLVDQVEVTAIDVGRREVRLSTGRTLGYGALLLSTGADAIRLPIPGAERALTLRSFADSKALAARAVAGKRAVMIGASFIGLEVAASLRARNLDVSVVAPESRPLERVLGPELGDFVRAVHGEHGVRFHLGRKPVRIDAGSVTLDDGTSIPAELVVMGVGVRPRLQIAELAGLRMDRGVVVDASLRTSVEGIWAAGDIARFPDARSGRSIRVEHWVVAERQGQHAARAMLGAREPYRAVPFFWSQHYDVPIAYVGHAEGWDSIEVKGNIAGRDCIVAYRQAGRVQAVASIYRDRESLLVEAAMERGDEAALEAILRA